The Humulus lupulus chromosome 3, drHumLupu1.1, whole genome shotgun sequence genome window below encodes:
- the LOC133822071 gene encoding uncharacterized protein LOC133822071 isoform X3 gives MASVYSFLPLYFLFASIQVLGDVVIEDGYTVKTVIDGHKLGMSPYSIILRPGSSDFVVLDSTGSSFYSVPFPMSKDNVVKRLSGTGEAGYVDGEPGTAQFSKPRSFAIDLKGNVYVADKSNNVVRKITDSGVTTIAGVNKKVGHKDGPVSNATFSNDFELVFVPEICALLVSDHGNQLVRQIDLKAEDCRRDSGSGSSSGVGAVSIWSVAVGVACILGFAGGFALRPYILPHGGMGMRNFSRTWKLCLTHLEKQVQILCFAIRSATASFSLVCSLLERLFWLSLSHISLLFRIDYLVPQVSPKEHGPLLGSDNVGSSSKSSSSSSREIMKSQKYASQLKDLISFDESSELSNLACPGMVEQREEYQERRDAVRSDCSGEGKIDNMMNTNIMHFVEKAKEPTLIDATMYGNSGLIKRR, from the exons ATGGCCTCCGTTTACTCGTTCCTACCTCTCTACTTCCTCTTCGCTTCAATTCAAG TGCTCGGCGACGTCGTAATCGAAGACGGGTACACAGTAAAGACGGTGATCGACGGCCACAAGCTCGGGATGAGTCCATACTCGATCATCCTTCGTCCTGGGTCGTCCGATTTTGTCGTACTCGATTCTACTGGTAGCTCTTTCTACAGCGTACCGTTTCCTATGTCTAAAG ATAATGTGGTTAAACGATTGTCTGGAACCGGTGAAGCGGGGTATGTAGATGGTGAACCGGGCACGGCCCAGTTTAGTAAGCCTCGGAGTTTTGCGATAGATTTGAAAGGGAATGTTTACGTTGCTGATAAAAGCAACAACGTGGTTAGAAAGATCACTGATTCAG GCGTGACTACAATTGCTGGTGTGAACAAGAAAGTGGGCCATAAAGATGGACCAGTATCAAACGCAACTTTCTCAAATGATTTTGAGCTTGTTTTTGTGCCGGAGATTTGTGCTCTACTGGTCTCTGACCACGGGAATCAACTGGTGAGGCAGATTGATCTTAAGGCTGAGGATTGCCGGAGGGATTCAGGGTCTGGTTCCAGTTCCG GTGTGGGAGCAGTTTCGATTTGGAGTGTGGCAGTGGGAGTTGCATGTATACTTGGGTTTGCTGGTGGGTTTGCACTCAGGCCTTATATCCTCCCTCAT GGAGGCATGGGGATGCGCAATTTCAGCAGGACATGGAAGCTTTGCCTAACCCATCTGGAGAAGCAAGTTCAGATACTCTGCTTCGCCATCAGAAGCGCAACTGCTAGCTTCTCTTTAGTTTGCTCGCTCTTGGAAAGGCTCTTTTGGCTGAGCCTATCTCATATATCTCTTTTATTTAGAATTGATTATCTAGTGCCCCAAGTTTCCCCAAAGGAACATGGGCCATTGCTTGGTAGTGACAATGTTGGTAGTAGTAGtaagagtagtagcagtagcagtagggaGATAATGAAGTCACAAAAGTATGCCAGTCAACTGAAGGATTTGATAAGTTTTGATGAAAGCTCTGAGTTATCGAACCTTGCGTGTCCCGGAATGGTTGAGCAAAGAGAAGAATATCAGGAGAGGCGTGATGCTGTTAGGTCTGACTGCTCTGGAGAAGGGAAGATAGACAATATGATGAACACTAACATTATGCATTTTgtagaaaaggctaaagaacctACCCTGATAGACGCAACTATGTATGGCAACTCCGGTCTCATCAAAAGGAGATGA
- the LOC133822071 gene encoding uncharacterized protein LOC133822071 isoform X1 yields MASVYSFLPLYFLFASIQEVSVLGDVVIEDGYTVKTVIDGHKLGMSPYSIILRPGSSDFVVLDSTGSSFYSVPFPMSKDNVVKRLSGTGEAGYVDGEPGTAQFSKPRSFAIDLKGNVYVADKSNNVVRKITDSGVTTIAGVNKKVGHKDGPVSNATFSNDFELVFVPEICALLVSDHGNQLVRQIDLKAEDCRRDSGSGSSSGVGAVSIWSVAVGVACILGFAGGFALRPYILPHGGMGMRNFSRTWKLCLTHLEKQVQILCFAIRSATASFSLVCSLLERLFWLSLSHISLLFRIDYLVPQVSPKEHGPLLGSDNVGSSSKSSSSSSREIMKSQKYASQLKDLISFDESSELSNLACPGMVEQREEYQERRDAVRSDCSGEGKIDNMMNTNIMHFVEKAKEPTLIDATMYGNSGLIKRR; encoded by the exons ATGGCCTCCGTTTACTCGTTCCTACCTCTCTACTTCCTCTTCGCTTCAATTCAAG AAGTTTCAGTGCTCGGCGACGTCGTAATCGAAGACGGGTACACAGTAAAGACGGTGATCGACGGCCACAAGCTCGGGATGAGTCCATACTCGATCATCCTTCGTCCTGGGTCGTCCGATTTTGTCGTACTCGATTCTACTGGTAGCTCTTTCTACAGCGTACCGTTTCCTATGTCTAAAG ATAATGTGGTTAAACGATTGTCTGGAACCGGTGAAGCGGGGTATGTAGATGGTGAACCGGGCACGGCCCAGTTTAGTAAGCCTCGGAGTTTTGCGATAGATTTGAAAGGGAATGTTTACGTTGCTGATAAAAGCAACAACGTGGTTAGAAAGATCACTGATTCAG GCGTGACTACAATTGCTGGTGTGAACAAGAAAGTGGGCCATAAAGATGGACCAGTATCAAACGCAACTTTCTCAAATGATTTTGAGCTTGTTTTTGTGCCGGAGATTTGTGCTCTACTGGTCTCTGACCACGGGAATCAACTGGTGAGGCAGATTGATCTTAAGGCTGAGGATTGCCGGAGGGATTCAGGGTCTGGTTCCAGTTCCG GTGTGGGAGCAGTTTCGATTTGGAGTGTGGCAGTGGGAGTTGCATGTATACTTGGGTTTGCTGGTGGGTTTGCACTCAGGCCTTATATCCTCCCTCAT GGAGGCATGGGGATGCGCAATTTCAGCAGGACATGGAAGCTTTGCCTAACCCATCTGGAGAAGCAAGTTCAGATACTCTGCTTCGCCATCAGAAGCGCAACTGCTAGCTTCTCTTTAGTTTGCTCGCTCTTGGAAAGGCTCTTTTGGCTGAGCCTATCTCATATATCTCTTTTATTTAGAATTGATTATCTAGTGCCCCAAGTTTCCCCAAAGGAACATGGGCCATTGCTTGGTAGTGACAATGTTGGTAGTAGTAGtaagagtagtagcagtagcagtagggaGATAATGAAGTCACAAAAGTATGCCAGTCAACTGAAGGATTTGATAAGTTTTGATGAAAGCTCTGAGTTATCGAACCTTGCGTGTCCCGGAATGGTTGAGCAAAGAGAAGAATATCAGGAGAGGCGTGATGCTGTTAGGTCTGACTGCTCTGGAGAAGGGAAGATAGACAATATGATGAACACTAACATTATGCATTTTgtagaaaaggctaaagaacctACCCTGATAGACGCAACTATGTATGGCAACTCCGGTCTCATCAAAAGGAGATGA
- the LOC133822071 gene encoding uncharacterized protein LOC133822071 isoform X2, which translates to MASVYSFLPLYFLFASIQVSVLGDVVIEDGYTVKTVIDGHKLGMSPYSIILRPGSSDFVVLDSTGSSFYSVPFPMSKDNVVKRLSGTGEAGYVDGEPGTAQFSKPRSFAIDLKGNVYVADKSNNVVRKITDSGVTTIAGVNKKVGHKDGPVSNATFSNDFELVFVPEICALLVSDHGNQLVRQIDLKAEDCRRDSGSGSSSGVGAVSIWSVAVGVACILGFAGGFALRPYILPHGGMGMRNFSRTWKLCLTHLEKQVQILCFAIRSATASFSLVCSLLERLFWLSLSHISLLFRIDYLVPQVSPKEHGPLLGSDNVGSSSKSSSSSSREIMKSQKYASQLKDLISFDESSELSNLACPGMVEQREEYQERRDAVRSDCSGEGKIDNMMNTNIMHFVEKAKEPTLIDATMYGNSGLIKRR; encoded by the exons ATGGCCTCCGTTTACTCGTTCCTACCTCTCTACTTCCTCTTCGCTTCAATTCAAG TTTCAGTGCTCGGCGACGTCGTAATCGAAGACGGGTACACAGTAAAGACGGTGATCGACGGCCACAAGCTCGGGATGAGTCCATACTCGATCATCCTTCGTCCTGGGTCGTCCGATTTTGTCGTACTCGATTCTACTGGTAGCTCTTTCTACAGCGTACCGTTTCCTATGTCTAAAG ATAATGTGGTTAAACGATTGTCTGGAACCGGTGAAGCGGGGTATGTAGATGGTGAACCGGGCACGGCCCAGTTTAGTAAGCCTCGGAGTTTTGCGATAGATTTGAAAGGGAATGTTTACGTTGCTGATAAAAGCAACAACGTGGTTAGAAAGATCACTGATTCAG GCGTGACTACAATTGCTGGTGTGAACAAGAAAGTGGGCCATAAAGATGGACCAGTATCAAACGCAACTTTCTCAAATGATTTTGAGCTTGTTTTTGTGCCGGAGATTTGTGCTCTACTGGTCTCTGACCACGGGAATCAACTGGTGAGGCAGATTGATCTTAAGGCTGAGGATTGCCGGAGGGATTCAGGGTCTGGTTCCAGTTCCG GTGTGGGAGCAGTTTCGATTTGGAGTGTGGCAGTGGGAGTTGCATGTATACTTGGGTTTGCTGGTGGGTTTGCACTCAGGCCTTATATCCTCCCTCAT GGAGGCATGGGGATGCGCAATTTCAGCAGGACATGGAAGCTTTGCCTAACCCATCTGGAGAAGCAAGTTCAGATACTCTGCTTCGCCATCAGAAGCGCAACTGCTAGCTTCTCTTTAGTTTGCTCGCTCTTGGAAAGGCTCTTTTGGCTGAGCCTATCTCATATATCTCTTTTATTTAGAATTGATTATCTAGTGCCCCAAGTTTCCCCAAAGGAACATGGGCCATTGCTTGGTAGTGACAATGTTGGTAGTAGTAGtaagagtagtagcagtagcagtagggaGATAATGAAGTCACAAAAGTATGCCAGTCAACTGAAGGATTTGATAAGTTTTGATGAAAGCTCTGAGTTATCGAACCTTGCGTGTCCCGGAATGGTTGAGCAAAGAGAAGAATATCAGGAGAGGCGTGATGCTGTTAGGTCTGACTGCTCTGGAGAAGGGAAGATAGACAATATGATGAACACTAACATTATGCATTTTgtagaaaaggctaaagaacctACCCTGATAGACGCAACTATGTATGGCAACTCCGGTCTCATCAAAAGGAGATGA
- the LOC133822070 gene encoding uncharacterized protein LOC133822070, whose amino-acid sequence MGHYELVLGFTLLVLFGGVSSASTNVPAKIVTGFVSNALSMAMKSIWSLKTTTKTATTGRPLMKFESGYNVETVFDGSKLGIEPYSVEVLPNGELLILDSANSNLYRISSSLSLYSRPRLVAGSAEGYSGHVDGKSREAKMNHPKGLTVDDRGNIYIADTANMAIRKLSDAGVTTIAGGKWGRGGGHVDGPSEDAKFSDDFDVVYIGSSCSLLVIDRGNRAIREIQLHFDDCAYQYGTGFPLGIAMLLGAGFFGYMLALLQRRVGTIVSSQNDLGPENTSFTASAYQKPPKSARPPLIPTEDEPEKQEEGFFGSLGRLLVNTGTSGMEILGAVFPGFRRKPLDYQYQNLQQQKHSNTWPVQESFIIPDEDEPPSIETRTPTPRKTYAFMAKDAEKLQQLRQSRAFYNGWDDDLQQQKQQPQPQQLQHQQQPQQLQHQQQQQQLQQQQQLQQQLQHQHQLQQQQHHNMYHSSAPHTYYEQHEEKTNEVVFGAVQEHDRRRQAVIIKPVDYGAPMYDHHNIRSRINSVGYNYGK is encoded by the exons ATGGGTCACTACGAGTTGGTTCTGGGTTTCACTCTTTTGGTTTTATTTGGAGGTGTCTCCTCTGCCTCGACTAATGTACCAGCTA AGATCGTTACTGGGTTTGTGTCAAATGCGTTGTCTATGGCCATGAAATCTATATGGTCActcaaaacaacaacaaaaacag CGACTACTGGTCGTCCGTTGATGAAGTTTGAGAGTGGATATAATGTGGAGACAGTGTTCGATGGAAGCAAGCTTGGGATCGAGCCTTACTCTGTTGAAGTTTTACCAAACGGGGAGCTTTTGATTCTAGACTCTGCCAATAGTAACCTTTATAggatctcttcttctctttctcttt ATAGCAGACCAAGGCTGGTAGCAGGATCTGCTGAAGGGTACTCTGGACATGTGGATGGGAAGTCCAGAGAGGCCAAAATGAATCATCCAAAGGGTCTTACAGTTGATGACAGAGGCAACATTTATATTGCAGACACTGCGAATATGGCAATCAGGAAGCTTAGTGATGCTG GTGTTACAACGATTGCTGGTGGGAAATGGGGTCGTGGTGGAGGTCATGTTGATGGACCAAGCGAAGATGCAAAGTTCTCTGATGATTTTGATGTGGTTTACATTGGGAGCAGTTGCTCATTACTTGTAATAGACAGAGGAAATCGAGCTATCAGGGAGATCCAGCTCCATTTCGATGACTGTGCATATCAATATGGAACTGGTTTTCCTCTTG GGATTGCAATGCTGCTTGGTGCTGGCTTCTTTGGTTACATGTTGGCATTACTGCAACGCCGTGTGGGTACAATTGTCTCTTCACAGAAT GATCTCGGCCCTGAGAATACAAGCTTTACAGCAAGTGCATATCAGAAGCCTCCAAAATCAGCCAGGCCACCTTTAATCCCCACAGAAGATGAGCCGGAGAAACAAGAAGAGGGGTTCTTTGGATCCCTTGGAAGGCTTTTGGTTAACACTGGAACATCAGGAATGGAAATTTTGGGTGCAGTCTTCCCTGGCTTTCGGAGAAAACCTTTGGACTATCAATATCAAAATCTACAACAGCAAAAGCATTCAAATACGTGGCCTGTACAAGAAAGTTTCATCATACCAGATGAGGATGAgcctccttccattgaaacaagaACCCCTACCCCTAGGAAAACATACGCTTTCATGGCCAAGGATGCTGAAAAGCTGCAGCAGTTGCGACAGAGCCGAGCCTTCTACAATGGTTGGGATGATGACCTTcagcagcagaagcagcagccgcagccgcagcagcttcagcatcagcagcagccgcagcagcttcagcatcagcagcagcagcagcagcttcagcagcagcagcagcttcAGCAGCAGCTTCAGCATCAGCATCAGCTTCAGCAGCAGCAGCATCATAACATGTATCACTCATCTGCTCCACATACCTACTATGAGCAACACGAGGAAAAAACCAACGAAGTTGTTTTTGGGGCAGTTCAGGAGCATGACCGAAGGCGCCAAGCGGTGATCATTAAGCCAGTTGACTATGGGGCTCCCATGTATGATCATCACAACATTCGATCTAGAATCAATTCCGTTGGCTACAACTACGGCAAatga